In one Populus nigra chromosome 12, ddPopNigr1.1, whole genome shotgun sequence genomic region, the following are encoded:
- the LOC133669634 gene encoding uncharacterized protein LOC133669634 isoform X2, translating to MVEEHGGFHLWAGGDNGNGFEDSEDFERLLYGNNDNESNELGFEVNQKIIDTPKLSHDQDEMARKLMQLNPLGLHLSITPNLMNSITNPNYTTTVEAGATCESSDQSRTSSDFGQQPMSEKLKASNFAATFIKIGSWERKSRNEGDLVAKCYFAKKKLVWELLKGGLKNKIEIQWNDIIGINALMQENQLGILQIELNQPPTFHEETDPQPRKHTIWKPASDFTGGQASICRRHFLTFPAGYLDKHYEKLLLNEPRLFELSKQSFPTLKNPYFRSKFYGYRGISFDFNRSGQDIHPGMQFNYPNFPPHPVQIQHFQPYGHTGLSSFKEIPSPSSVMDFSPSDTCNVPESRRIALWGQGMSNYTDALARNQGLVPGVPSTEVHPAVPLQNYNFTSSGQVAEFNNNYAAKALSDLENQLLGDMQVGSYDEKYHMERVLSLNQLVNLNEKVNPESNNASQETFYSQDSSAEENLVFSTGENANEISGQFYEQHPITSMPQIHTANLLMPQQWNNLPYDCVINPNLTVDELGHVKNFNSSNWS from the exons ATGGTTGAAGAACATGGCGGGTTCCATTTGTGGGCTGGTGGTGATAATGGTAATGGTTTTGAAGATTCAGAAGATTTTGAGAGATTGCTTTATGgaaataatgataatgaaaGTAATGAGCTTGGGTTTGAAGTAAACCAGAAAATTATAGATACACCCAAATTGAGCCATGATCAG GATGAGATGGCTAGAAAGCTTATGCAGTTGAATCCACTTGGTTTACATCTCAGTATAACACCAAACTTGATGAACTCAATAACGAATCCAAACTATACTACAACAGTTGAAGCCGGGGCAACCTGTGAATCAAGTGACCAAAGCAGGACTAGCAGTGATTTTGGTCAGCAACCAATGTCCGAGAAGTTGAAGGCCTCCAACTTTGCTGCCACATTTATCAAAATCGGATCTTGGGAG AGAAAATCTAGAAATGAAGGTGATCTAGTGGCTAAATGTTATTTTGCTAAAAAGAAGCTGGTGTGGGAACTCTTGAAAGGGGGGCTGAAAAACAAGATTGAGATTCAATGGAATGATATAATTGGAATAAATGCTTTAATGCAGGAGAATCAGCTTGGAATTCTACAAATTGAG TTAAACCAGCCCCCTACCTTCCATGAGGAAACCGATCCGCAACCACGGAAACATACCATTTGGAAGCCAGCATCAGACTTCACTGGAGGGCAAGCTTCCATTTGCAG GAGGCATTTTCTTACATTTCCTGCTGGATACCTTGACAAACACTATGAGAAGCTTCTACTTAATGAACCGCGGCTGTTTGAATTGAGCAAGCAGTCTTTTCCAACGCTGAAAAATCCCTACTTTCGTTCTAAGTTTTACGGCTATAGAGGAATCTCTTTCGATTTTAATCGAAGTGGACAGGATATCCACCCCGGAATGCAGTTTAATTATCCAAATTTTCCTCCACATCCAGTCCAGATTCAGCATTTTCAACCTTATGGGCATACAGGCTTGTCATCTTTTAAGGAAATTCCTTCACCATCATCAG TCATGGATTTTTCGCCTTCAGATACCTGCAATGTCCCCGAGAGTCGAAGGATAGCTCTTTGGGGTCAAGGGATGAGCAATTACACAGATGCTTTAGCAAGGAATCAAGGTCTAGTTCCTGGTGTCCCGTCAACTGAGGTGCATCCAGCTGTTCCTTTGCAGAACTACAACTTTACAAGTTCAGGTCAGGTagctgagtttaataataactATGCAGCTAAAGCTCTGAGTGACCTCGAAAACCAATTGCTTGGTGACATGCAAGTTGGAAGCTACGATGAGAAGTATCATATGGAAAGGGTCCTGTCGCTGAACCAATTAGTCAATCTTAACGAGAAAGTTAACCCAGAAAGTAATAATGCTTCCCAGGAAACTTTCTACAGCCAAGATAGTAGTGCCGAGGAGAACTTGGTATTTAGTACCGGAGAGAATGCAAATGAAATTAGTGGGCAATTTTATGAGCAGCATCCAATTACTAGCATGCCTCAGATTCATACTGCCAATCTGCTGATGCCTCAACAATGGAACAACTTGCCCTATGATTGTGTCATTAACCCTAACCTAACAGTCGATGAGCTTGGACATGTTAAAAACTTCAACAGCAGCAATTGGAGCTGA
- the LOC133669846 gene encoding DNA-damage-repair/toleration protein DRT111, chloroplastic-like: protein MVSLFVAATTVLPNEVAPQPELIGVNSVVVEEYDPARPNDYEDYRREKKRKAMEVERLREIERRQEEEEEEREREREKDRDRDVNISGEEAWRRRAAMSGGVSRSSSPPRNGDGFSIGMLGMVGLGVGAGGQITAAQRMMAKMGWKEGQGLGKQEQGIILNRSKGNRRCR from the coding sequence ATGGTTTCTCTGTTCGTGGCGGCGACGACTGTGCTACCCAATGAGGTGGCTCCGCAACCGGAACTGATAGGGGTGAATTCGGTGGTTGTTGAGGAGTATGATCCGGCCAGGCCGAATGATTATGAAGATTATAGgagggagaaaaaaaggaaggcGATGGAAGTGGAGAGGTTGAGGGAGATTGAGAGGAGgcaagaggaagaggaggaggagagggagagggaaagGGAGAAGGATAGGGACAGGGATGTGAATATTTCTGGGGAGGAAGCGTGGAGAAGGCGTGCTGCCATGAGTGGAGGTGTTTCAAGGAGTTCTTCGCCACCCAGGAATGGGGATGGGTTTAGTATTGGGATGTTAGGGATGGTAGGGTTGGGAGTTGGTGCTGGTGGACAAATAACTGCGGCGCAGAGGATGATGGCGAAGATGGGGTGGAAGGAAGGGCAAGGATTGgggaaacaggagcaagggatTATACTAAATAGGAGCAAGGGAAACAGGAGATGTCGATGA
- the LOC133669634 gene encoding uncharacterized protein LOC133669634 isoform X3: MVEEHGGFHLWAGGDNGNGFEDSEDFERLLYGNNDNESNELGFEVNQKIIDTPKLSHDQQDEMARKLMQLNPLGLHLSITPNLMNSITNPNYTTTVEAGATCESSDQSRTSSDFGQQPMSEKLKASNFAATFIKIGSWERKSRNEGDLVAKCYFAKKKLVWELLKGGLKNKIEIQWNDIIGINALMQENQLGILQIELNQPPTFHEETDPQPRKHTIWKPASDFTGGQASICRRHFLTFPAGYLDKHYEKLLLNEPRLFELSKQSFPTLKNPYFRSKFYGYRGISFDFNRSGQDIHPGMQFNYPNFPPHPVQIQHFQPYGHTGLSSFKEIPSPSSDTCNVPESRRIALWGQGMSNYTDALARNQGLVPGVPSTEVHPAVPLQNYNFTSSGQVAEFNNNYAAKALSDLENQLLGDMQVGSYDEKYHMERVLSLNQLVNLNEKVNPESNNASQETFYSQDSSAEENLVFSTGENANEISGQFYEQHPITSMPQIHTANLLMPQQWNNLPYDCVINPNLTVDELGHVKNFNSSNWS, from the exons ATGGTTGAAGAACATGGCGGGTTCCATTTGTGGGCTGGTGGTGATAATGGTAATGGTTTTGAAGATTCAGAAGATTTTGAGAGATTGCTTTATGgaaataatgataatgaaaGTAATGAGCTTGGGTTTGAAGTAAACCAGAAAATTATAGATACACCCAAATTGAGCCATGATCAG CAGGATGAGATGGCTAGAAAGCTTATGCAGTTGAATCCACTTGGTTTACATCTCAGTATAACACCAAACTTGATGAACTCAATAACGAATCCAAACTATACTACAACAGTTGAAGCCGGGGCAACCTGTGAATCAAGTGACCAAAGCAGGACTAGCAGTGATTTTGGTCAGCAACCAATGTCCGAGAAGTTGAAGGCCTCCAACTTTGCTGCCACATTTATCAAAATCGGATCTTGGGAG AGAAAATCTAGAAATGAAGGTGATCTAGTGGCTAAATGTTATTTTGCTAAAAAGAAGCTGGTGTGGGAACTCTTGAAAGGGGGGCTGAAAAACAAGATTGAGATTCAATGGAATGATATAATTGGAATAAATGCTTTAATGCAGGAGAATCAGCTTGGAATTCTACAAATTGAG TTAAACCAGCCCCCTACCTTCCATGAGGAAACCGATCCGCAACCACGGAAACATACCATTTGGAAGCCAGCATCAGACTTCACTGGAGGGCAAGCTTCCATTTGCAG GAGGCATTTTCTTACATTTCCTGCTGGATACCTTGACAAACACTATGAGAAGCTTCTACTTAATGAACCGCGGCTGTTTGAATTGAGCAAGCAGTCTTTTCCAACGCTGAAAAATCCCTACTTTCGTTCTAAGTTTTACGGCTATAGAGGAATCTCTTTCGATTTTAATCGAAGTGGACAGGATATCCACCCCGGAATGCAGTTTAATTATCCAAATTTTCCTCCACATCCAGTCCAGATTCAGCATTTTCAACCTTATGGGCATACAGGCTTGTCATCTTTTAAGGAAATTCCTTCACCATCATCAG ATACCTGCAATGTCCCCGAGAGTCGAAGGATAGCTCTTTGGGGTCAAGGGATGAGCAATTACACAGATGCTTTAGCAAGGAATCAAGGTCTAGTTCCTGGTGTCCCGTCAACTGAGGTGCATCCAGCTGTTCCTTTGCAGAACTACAACTTTACAAGTTCAGGTCAGGTagctgagtttaataataactATGCAGCTAAAGCTCTGAGTGACCTCGAAAACCAATTGCTTGGTGACATGCAAGTTGGAAGCTACGATGAGAAGTATCATATGGAAAGGGTCCTGTCGCTGAACCAATTAGTCAATCTTAACGAGAAAGTTAACCCAGAAAGTAATAATGCTTCCCAGGAAACTTTCTACAGCCAAGATAGTAGTGCCGAGGAGAACTTGGTATTTAGTACCGGAGAGAATGCAAATGAAATTAGTGGGCAATTTTATGAGCAGCATCCAATTACTAGCATGCCTCAGATTCATACTGCCAATCTGCTGATGCCTCAACAATGGAACAACTTGCCCTATGATTGTGTCATTAACCCTAACCTAACAGTCGATGAGCTTGGACATGTTAAAAACTTCAACAGCAGCAATTGGAGCTGA
- the LOC133668937 gene encoding peptide chain release factor PrfB2, chloroplastic, translating into MSSLIVKRSSRRFSHVDFSKFQIFLSLNQNHKVLVSGLPPVLIKTIKNPSWSYFSVSRYHNFAHLSGKDKVLASGFGVLKSLFSTQAAAELSTSDGITVDGIVASNWTILDESENDWKSHAAAIAQSIQVIKRRLQWKKLMVRLDLLSVQLNKPDLWDDPVHAGKISREHGSLMAKMKKVRTLEQELLEHIDMIKLAREEDDNELESEMLKALLQMRRNSNEKEQEALLSGEQDSCPCYIEVQAGAGGTESMDWAKMVMQMYKSWAQRHGYGVTVVDEMPGEIAGIKRATIKVDGEYAFGYAKAEAGVHRLVRISPFDSGKRRHTSFAAVAVIPILGDGFTHVPINESDLRIERFRAGGAGGQHVNTTESAVRIVHIPTGITATCQNERSQHMNKDSAMAVLQSRLDQREMARQAQMNAHHTQSLTDIGWGNQIRSYVLHPYRMVKDLRTNYEVTNPDSVLEGEIDGFILSYLSALLDKDEDCRNLSA; encoded by the exons ATGTCTTCTTTGATTGTTAAAAGGTCAAGCAGAAGATTTTCACATGTAGACTTTTCaaagtttcaaatttttttatctctgaatcaaaatcacaaagttTTGGTTTCTGGGCTGCCTCCAGTTTtgattaaaaccataaaaaacccATCTTGGTCTTATTTCAGTGTGTCAAGGTACCACAATTTTGCACATTTGAGTGGAAAAGACAAGGTCTTGGCCTCTGGGTTTGGTGTCTTGAAGAGTTTGTTTAGTACACAGGCAGCAGCGGAGCTATCAACATCTGATGGCATAACTGTTGATGGAATTGTGGCTAGCAATTGGACAATTCTTGATGAGAGTGAGAATGATTGGAAGAGTCATGCTGCTGCTATTGCTCAGTCCATTCAAGTGATCAAAAGGCGCTTGCAG TGGAAGAAATTGATGGTTAGGTTGGATCTGTTATCAGTACAGCTGAATAAGCCTGATCTTTGGGACGATCCTGTACATGCTGGGAAAATAAGTCGAGAGCATGGTTCATTGATGGCTAAAATGAAGAAGGTGAGGACATTGGAACAAGAATTGCTGGAGCATATTGACATGATAAAACTGGCTCGTGAAGAGGATGATAATGAGTTGGAATCG GAAATGTTGAAAGCTTTGCTTCAAATGAGAAGAAATTCAAATGAGAAAGAGCAGGAAGCTTTGTTATCTGGGGAGCAGGATTCCTGTCCTTGTTATATAGAG GTCCAAGCTGGAGCTGGTGGTACTGAGAGCATGGACTGGGCCAAAATGGTTATGCAAATGTACAAGTCGTGGGCGCAACGTCATGGTTATGGAGTAACTGTGGTGGATGAGATGCCTGGTGAGATTGCAGGAATCAAG CGCGCAACAATCAAAGTTGATGGTGAATATGCATTTGGATATGCCAAAGCAGAAGCTGGAGTGCACAGGTTGGTACGTATCTCACCATTTGACAGTGGAAAGCGCCGGCATACTTCATTTGCTGCTGTGGCTGTAATTCCAATCCTAGGGGATGGATTTACCCATGTCCCAATTAATGAATCTGATCTCCGTATCGAGAGGTTTCGTGCTGGGGGAGCTGGTGGTCAGCATGTTAACACAACTGAGAGTGCTGTGAGAATAGTTCATATTCCAACAGGAATCACCGCCACTTGTCAAAATGAAAG ATCTCAACATATGAACAAGGATTCAGCAATGGCAGTGCTCCAGTCTCGATTGGACCAACGTGAGATGGCTCGTCAGGCTCAGATGAATGCACATCATACACAATCTCTCACTGACATAGGTTGGGGCAACCAGATTCGTTCTTATGTGCTCCAC CCTTACCGCATGGTCAAAGACCTCCGAACCAATTATGAGGTCACTAACCCGGATTCTGTGCTCGAGGGAGAGATAGATGGCTTTATCTTGAGCTATTTATCAGCTTTGTTGGACAAGGACGAAGATTGCCGTAATCTAAGTGCTTAA
- the LOC133669634 gene encoding uncharacterized protein LOC133669634 isoform X1 — protein MVEEHGGFHLWAGGDNGNGFEDSEDFERLLYGNNDNESNELGFEVNQKIIDTPKLSHDQQDEMARKLMQLNPLGLHLSITPNLMNSITNPNYTTTVEAGATCESSDQSRTSSDFGQQPMSEKLKASNFAATFIKIGSWERKSRNEGDLVAKCYFAKKKLVWELLKGGLKNKIEIQWNDIIGINALMQENQLGILQIELNQPPTFHEETDPQPRKHTIWKPASDFTGGQASICRRHFLTFPAGYLDKHYEKLLLNEPRLFELSKQSFPTLKNPYFRSKFYGYRGISFDFNRSGQDIHPGMQFNYPNFPPHPVQIQHFQPYGHTGLSSFKEIPSPSSVMDFSPSDTCNVPESRRIALWGQGMSNYTDALARNQGLVPGVPSTEVHPAVPLQNYNFTSSGQVAEFNNNYAAKALSDLENQLLGDMQVGSYDEKYHMERVLSLNQLVNLNEKVNPESNNASQETFYSQDSSAEENLVFSTGENANEISGQFYEQHPITSMPQIHTANLLMPQQWNNLPYDCVINPNLTVDELGHVKNFNSSNWS, from the exons ATGGTTGAAGAACATGGCGGGTTCCATTTGTGGGCTGGTGGTGATAATGGTAATGGTTTTGAAGATTCAGAAGATTTTGAGAGATTGCTTTATGgaaataatgataatgaaaGTAATGAGCTTGGGTTTGAAGTAAACCAGAAAATTATAGATACACCCAAATTGAGCCATGATCAG CAGGATGAGATGGCTAGAAAGCTTATGCAGTTGAATCCACTTGGTTTACATCTCAGTATAACACCAAACTTGATGAACTCAATAACGAATCCAAACTATACTACAACAGTTGAAGCCGGGGCAACCTGTGAATCAAGTGACCAAAGCAGGACTAGCAGTGATTTTGGTCAGCAACCAATGTCCGAGAAGTTGAAGGCCTCCAACTTTGCTGCCACATTTATCAAAATCGGATCTTGGGAG AGAAAATCTAGAAATGAAGGTGATCTAGTGGCTAAATGTTATTTTGCTAAAAAGAAGCTGGTGTGGGAACTCTTGAAAGGGGGGCTGAAAAACAAGATTGAGATTCAATGGAATGATATAATTGGAATAAATGCTTTAATGCAGGAGAATCAGCTTGGAATTCTACAAATTGAG TTAAACCAGCCCCCTACCTTCCATGAGGAAACCGATCCGCAACCACGGAAACATACCATTTGGAAGCCAGCATCAGACTTCACTGGAGGGCAAGCTTCCATTTGCAG GAGGCATTTTCTTACATTTCCTGCTGGATACCTTGACAAACACTATGAGAAGCTTCTACTTAATGAACCGCGGCTGTTTGAATTGAGCAAGCAGTCTTTTCCAACGCTGAAAAATCCCTACTTTCGTTCTAAGTTTTACGGCTATAGAGGAATCTCTTTCGATTTTAATCGAAGTGGACAGGATATCCACCCCGGAATGCAGTTTAATTATCCAAATTTTCCTCCACATCCAGTCCAGATTCAGCATTTTCAACCTTATGGGCATACAGGCTTGTCATCTTTTAAGGAAATTCCTTCACCATCATCAG TCATGGATTTTTCGCCTTCAGATACCTGCAATGTCCCCGAGAGTCGAAGGATAGCTCTTTGGGGTCAAGGGATGAGCAATTACACAGATGCTTTAGCAAGGAATCAAGGTCTAGTTCCTGGTGTCCCGTCAACTGAGGTGCATCCAGCTGTTCCTTTGCAGAACTACAACTTTACAAGTTCAGGTCAGGTagctgagtttaataataactATGCAGCTAAAGCTCTGAGTGACCTCGAAAACCAATTGCTTGGTGACATGCAAGTTGGAAGCTACGATGAGAAGTATCATATGGAAAGGGTCCTGTCGCTGAACCAATTAGTCAATCTTAACGAGAAAGTTAACCCAGAAAGTAATAATGCTTCCCAGGAAACTTTCTACAGCCAAGATAGTAGTGCCGAGGAGAACTTGGTATTTAGTACCGGAGAGAATGCAAATGAAATTAGTGGGCAATTTTATGAGCAGCATCCAATTACTAGCATGCCTCAGATTCATACTGCCAATCTGCTGATGCCTCAACAATGGAACAACTTGCCCTATGATTGTGTCATTAACCCTAACCTAACAGTCGATGAGCTTGGACATGTTAAAAACTTCAACAGCAGCAATTGGAGCTGA
- the LOC133669191 gene encoding uncharacterized protein LOC133669191 — translation MESASTSSSTSIITPEDVLESLMNDGTIDALRLKIINQLKANEELKNTAIRMAEQSKVLNTPGAEKQTKRELFDALRQELEAPVLEKASRSVWELILDSNGLGKEISETVERVYCRLSGQEPPLFPQPNAETQPNKGNDCKGREEKEEESESQKEKSSSNSKKRSHREMSMEAGANEVASQTANEVAGKSVDFPPAQEGANKSPPSTSKT, via the exons ATGGAATCAGCATCTACGTCGTCATCAACATCGATAATAACACCAGAAGATGTGTTAGAATCATTAATGAATGATGGTACCATTGATGCTCTTAGACTGAAGATCATCAATCAGCTCAAAGCCAAT GAAGAGCTAAAGAATACTGCCATTAGAATGGCGGAGCAGAGCAAGGTTTTGAACACTCCTGGAGCAGAGAAACAGACCAAAAGAGAGTTATTTGATGCACTTCGACAGGAGCTGGA AGCTCCAGTGCTTGAGAAGGCCTCTAGATCAGTTTGGGAGTTGATTTTAGACAGTAATGGATTGGGGAAAGAAATAAGTGAAACAGTTGAAAGAGTGTATTGTCGATTAAGTGGCCAGGAACCTCCATTGTTTCCACAACCAAACGCTGAAACCCAGCCGAATAAAGGAAATGACTGCAAGGGgagggaagaaaaggaagaggaaagTGAAAGTCAAAAGGAAAAGTCAAGCTCAAATTCTAAAAAGAGGAGTCATAGAGAGATGAGTATGGAAGCAGGGGCAAACGAAGTTGCTAGCCAGACAGCAAATGAAGTTGCTGGCAAATCTGTTGATTTTCCACCAGCACAGGAAGGAGCTAACAAGTCCCCTCCATCAACTTCGAAGacttga
- the LOC133668938 gene encoding RNA pseudouridine synthase 1, giving the protein MPFYSPLNPTLFFPSKPFFKLTKTLTFSTLQSTNMSASQDSMNATSQNTPINLQNYPIPLSPPLNPLSKEMEQARAMSASSRSSLFALSKSDVLYQDQWLIAVNKPQGVYCETVLDSVPQVLDYLVESSGLDEGPVARPELHLANRLDRDTSGVMVITKLHKVASKLVKAFTDHKVRKTYIALCIGSAPKWEKITIKSGHGRSKFGAFRVYAASDVGRSLPGGSTVKDMETSFEVLSINGQGSFREPSEFNSDKNILVVEEKAVIDTDAKKDEILVRAFPRSGRTHQIRLHCQYLGISIRGDVKYEGVCEWKRRTYDGHELHAESLSLEHPVTGQPLMFRAPLPVWATQMV; this is encoded by the exons ATGCCCTTCTATTCCCCTCTTAATCCCACCCTCTTCTTTCCCTCAAAACCCTTCTTTAAACTCACCAAAACCCTCACTTTTTCCACTCTTCAGAGCACAAACATGTCAGCTTCACAAGACAGCATGAACGCCACTTCCCAAAACACCCCTATAAATCTCCAAAATTACCCCATACCACTCTCCCCTCCATTGAATCCACTATCAAAGGAGATGGAACAAGCTAGAGCTATGTCTGCTTCTTCAAGATCAAGTCTTTTTGCTTTGTCTAAAAGTGATGTTTTATATCAAGATCAGTGGCTTATTGCTGTTAATAAGCCTCAAGGTGTTTATTGTGAGACAGTGTTGGACTCTGTCCCTCAAGTTCTTGATTACTTGGTTGAGTCATCTGGACTCGATGAAG GTCCTGTGGCGAGGCCAGAGCTCCATCTTGCCAATCGACTTGATCGTGATACAAGTGGTGTGATGGTTATTACAAAGTTGCATAAAGTAGCTTCGAAGCTTGTAAAGGCATTTACCGATCACAAAGTTAGGAAAACATACATTGCTCTGTGCATCGGTTCAGCTCCAAAATGGGAAAAGATTACTATTAAATCAGGTCATGGTCGATCAAAGTTTGGAGCGTTTCGCGTGTATGCGGCATCAGATGTGGGCCGATCATTGCCAGGTGGGTCCACAGTTAAGGACATGGAAACTTCATTTGAAGTACTGTCAATAAATGGACAAGGGAGCTTCAGAGAGCCATCTGAATTTAACAGTGATAAGAATATTTTAGTTGTTGAAGAAAAAGCTGTGATAGATACTGATGCAAAGAAAGATGAGATTTTGGTAAGAGCATTTCCTCGGAGTGGAAGAACACACCAAATCCGCTTGCATTGTCAGTATCTTGGAATTTCTATAAGGGGGGATGTGAAATATGAGGGTGTGTGTGAGTGGAAGAGAAGAACATACGATGGCCATGAACTTCATGCAGAGAGCTTGTCTCTTGAGCATCCTGTTACTGGTCAGCCCCTAATGTTTCGTGCACCTCTGCCTGTGTGGGCTACCCAGATGGTTTAG